CTGCGACAGATGGACGGTTGGTACTTGTCGCTCTTGTCTGCTTGGGGCATTGCTGCCTTCTGGTCCTTCTTGGTCCCTCCTTTCGGCGCTAGTGCCCTCTTACTCCTTTCCGTGACTGTTGGGCCCAACATCCCTTTGGTGCAGCTGTTCCTTCAGGTCGTGGTTTTGCTTAGTAAGGCATTCCACAGCCGCGGCTAGGGTCTATACCTGTCTTTCAAGGGTAGTAGTGTGTGGTTCATCTCCGTTATTATTGTTGGTTGCCATCGAGTGAGTGAGTACCATATAATTCTTTGTCTGGGAAGTGGTAATATGGCTGCCATTGTTTCTTCTCCACAGACGGCGCCGACtaatgatgccaaaaatcgtcagtgagttCCACTGTCCTCACGTGCTCTAGACAGAACCTgcaaaacaaagacaaagaagACCTTGCAGAGAGTACcagtgtggtaccggccaaatacccttcgaaggttaagttagagagaatttctacaactctagagtgccagagttAGGAGAATTacgcgtaccttgatttgtgagagCTTTAGGGTTTTTATAATAGTGTGGAGCTGACATTCGTTTCTTGGCGGAGAAggtatttccttgtagagaagattCTCATTAATGATCGTATTTTACGGGATGCTTTTCTTGTAGAGATTCCTCTAATTAGGGTACAAGACATTTCCATGTATAGGCATTCGTGGAGGACAAGCTAAGCCAGGCTGGACCTGTCGACTTCTTTGCACCTGTTGGCCTCTTCTCCCTCGTTAACCACTTGCCTCGTCTGAAAGTTCCCTGTCGGCTTATGGAGGCGCCCATTGGGTACCGGGGTCGGGTCATCGGCTTTATGGTATTGCTTTTTGGTCCTCTCGTCTACTCACAGGAAGTCTGATGGGTACGGAGGAATCGTCGGGTTCCTTGTGTCACTTTAAATCTCTTGCAAGAACATCCTTATCACCCAACTAAGAAAGGAAAAGTGAGATTGGTACAAAAGTGATTCTAACATGATGTTGGGTTGGAATTTTTATTGACATGATAAATTTGGATTAGGCCAATTCCTACACATGGCAGGTATCGTAGGTTGAGGGATTACTAGTAATATTGTCCCGATTGTATTTCTTCAACTCTAGTTTTAAATGCATGTTGTATGATTTGGCAAGTCCAGAAACACCAGCAGCGAGTAATTGGTAATGCTATAGTTCATAAGAGTGTTACTTAAAGTAACTGGTAATAATTATTGCAGCAGTGCagttcaaaacttcaaatcaaTTGCTTGGTAATGCGAATGCCTCATTGCAGTTGAAATCAAATACTGGGTTGTGAATGGATATACTGTAGTTGCTAAAATGCTAAATCCAAGCCCTACCCAAAACTCAATTACATTTCGAATTTCAAATATGCTTGAGTAAACAGATAATTTGAGACACAAATGAGAAGCCACCTATTgatctaaattaaaaaactaggatcattttcaataaatttctgACAAAATTGGTTATTTGAGCTGTTGGCTGTCCCAGGaagattttttaaagtattGTACTAAGTTGCCGTaatattttctttgaaatataatataatcgccattcaaaaaatataatggaTAACATTGTAAAGGAAAGCGATAAATGTTTCCAGTCATTTCCATGCTTTCCTCCCACGAAACTGTTTGCCTGCACGctgttgttttttcttcttctctagtTGAGTCCTTGCTACCTTGGCTTTCTTTGCTGCCATAGGCATATTTTTCTTGTGCTCCTTCTGCCTATTGCTCAGACCAACAGTCTGTCCAATGACAAAATGGTGTAAGCAAAATTCAAATAAGGTAACTATATGATGGCATCATAGCCTAATATAATACTTATCATAGATTGAACACGataaatcataaaaagaaaaaggacaagaTGTTCAACGCTGTGCTCGATTCTTAATTATCTTGTAGGTTAAAGTTGTAACATTATTggacagaaagaaagaaacaaagatagCATTGGggaaaaagagggagagagagagaggagaatcTGAAGCTAAGGCGCTGGTCAAATAACACCTTGAGGAAGAAGAGAGTAAAGCATAGGTTTTCAAGAGATcaaggaaaggaaaattaaaCCAAGTATTTTGCCATTATACCCTCCTTTTATGCTATTAGTTTGTGGATAGattgtaacaaattaaacttcaGTACATTTAAGTGAAATGAAGTTGTGTTTGAagtttaatttgatatttttgaaactataaaatttaCACAGTAGGTTCCAACGCTTATTCGTCTCTATGTGACTCACTGACCCTTGATGTGCGGATTGCAAAGATGGGGGTTTCTTAAAGGATTTGTACTCTTTAAGAAACGACCAACTTTGCAAATCGCATGTCCACACACACATAGGAAATAAAGGAGTTGATAAGAATTCAAGGATTAGTGAGTCAGTTAGCATAAAGGATAGGGCAATGTTCATTTGTAGTTTCTGCCATTAGGATTTTTGTCACAGTCATTGCATTTTCTACCTTTACAGTTATGGTATTTTCTTTCCccttatgtttttgttttccatAAAAAGGTACAAGTTTATATATTGATTCATATTAGGTCATAggtttaaaattttgtcaattaaagccacaaatttatgaaattatttcaatttgaagCTTTTATCCATCCccgttatttatttatgttattgtGGGCAATGCAGGTATAAAAAAGGGAAACcgttgataaaattttgtatttcacCTAAATAACTAACTTTGATTTTTTGGCATAGAAAATTCATTTTCACTTATTCTAAGCAAAACTCCCCTTTCTTTACCATCTATGTTCAATAGCTGCCAACTTGATTTATGATATGTTCCAtatgaaatacaaaatttcatcaatggtttcttgcttcttcttttttgctttgttaTTGTCAAGAATAacggaaataaataaaatagatggaTCGAGGcttcaaattgaaatgaattcATAAATTTGAAACGTAATATGAAATGCTGTATAAACTATAGGCCTTTTTAtgtagtctctctctctcttcttgatATTTGCCGGATGACCAAAAAGTGGTAGCgaatttctttttctgttttgggGATGTAAAATTATTTATCATACTCAATTCGTGAAATATCAATATCCATTGATTATTTTAAGTAATAGCATCTAATCTGTTCATTATTTATCATACTCAATGTGTTAGTTGATTTCATACGATGTGTCAAATTAATGTAAATGGTTCCGTTTGGGAAGAAAACATGAATCGGTTGCTTGTGCCCCTATTTTGATAAGAAACCTGATGAATGAAAGAGGATTTCCACAAGTAAATgcaacaatgaaagaaaaagaagcatgGAAGTCTAATAGCTATTTGACCTACTTTGTGGTTACATGGTTAAGGTTCATATGCTGACTGATTTTAGTTGATCTATTAATTTGGTCAGGTACATCTGATGTGGGCAATTGATAAATAGAAGATTATCGATGTTTGACAGCGAATAGGCTATCTGTTATTCCTCAAAGATTTTAGGCAAAACTGTTTGCTACATACAAGAATATACACAAATAACCTGTGGAAGATATGGTATTGGATTATTAATATGTGAAGAGAGTATCTTCATTCCTTACAAGTGTAGCTATTTTCAAATTGTGATGCCATTGGGGGACGCCTAATATTGCATCTACATTTATGGACATTCAACCATATGACATTTCCAATCCCATCAATTGTTGCTTGATAAAACATGTATGTTCTCTAATCTTCCATTATTCTTTCGGCCCTGTGCTTTGAACTTGAATTTTATGCTTTAGTTTCTTCCACTAACCTTGTGTTTATCATACAAACATGGGTGTCGAGAGGAGTATCCATTTGGAAGGCTTGACTGAGGAACAGATCTTGAAGGCACTTGAAGAACTAGTAAAAGTGGTGGGCATCTCTTAAAGCCTGATAGGTCTGCTATTGGATTGTTTGAAAtggaataaataaatacaatggGAAAATCTTCCCACAGACCTTTTTCGTTCAATCAAATAATCAATCCAATGTGTCTTTCCCTAAAGATTTGTATTTGAGTACTATGTGTCTTTGTGTTGTAGCTTGATCAGTTCATGTAATAGCACCTTCCATTTACTCTAACCAATATACCTCTTGGTCAATGTTTGGCTGCAAACAGTGATTTAGTTTCAGAATTTGACCTCTGCTTCGGGTATTGCTTTTACCTTTTTGGTGGTAAAAGGTGGTTAACTAGAAAACTGGTAAATTATAAGTCAATAAATCCTTGatttagctccaccaatgtgttttttttttgggggtctCCTCAAAATGTTGTCTTATATCTATTGTCAATAAAAAACAATGGTTATAAAATTTcccagggaaaaaaaattgaagggtACAATCTAGGGTGTACCTGTTGTTGtataaatgatatatatatgtgtgtgtgtgtgtgtgtgtgtgtgagacaACCAGATTAGCACTTAGGAAATCAAATGGTACAAGGGAGCCCAGATCATATTATTTGTAAGACCAAATACTACTTTTGATGTTAAACCCTTTACTTACAGTTGAATACTTGTAGTAATATGATTGGGTAGACTGGTTAGTATTGTTGGAAACTCTACAAACTAATCTAGGAGAGTCTGGgtttaaaccaataacaactgTTGCAGAAACTTCCTGGGAGTGAAAACATAGTGTTAGGGTTGGCTTAAAGGATGTGATGATTAATCAataaatttgatcattttgttgGCACAATTACCAGTCTAGAAATCCCATAGTGTTAGGGTTTAAACTAATCTACTCTAGCTGGCACAATTGCCCATTTAAAAATCTCATACATTCCAATTTAATATATCTACTGAATTGGATAGCATTcccatctaaaaaaaaaagttagcgTCTTTTGGtatagcttatttttgttgatttattttGCTAAACTGTAActaaaaatagaggaaaaaaggCTAAACCAAACTGACACAAAACTCACTTGAAAAGCAACCTACTTCATTGCACacttgcaattaattttttattagcatACTGATGCAATTATTTGATAGTGGTTACAAGGATGAAGGAACTGGCTTCAGTccctgctttttttttttccatgacaCACATGCTTAGAAGCACCAAAGCAGCAGCAGTCCATCCACAACTCAGAAAGAAACAACACCCAAAACTTAATATCAGTAACATTTTATTATAGTATCGAAACTAGGATGAAACCTCCAAGGATATCCATCAAACATTAACACAAATGACCAGGATTATAATGAATGTAttaaacagaattaaaaacataaactaaaGTCATAATAATGGAATAAACTTTGCACGTTATCAAATTCCCAAAGCAATGGAAGCACCTGATATAGCACATTATTCTTCATGTGACTCTTACCCAGCTGCTCCAATCCGGGAAACATATCtcctgtaaattttttttttttttggaacaatcTAACATCTAAATGAAATCACTTAATTAATCTCCTTCGGTGTTTCCTCGATCTCCTGCACTGGTGCAGTCCTTTTTGCCCCATTCTCCTGGGTCAGCATTGGGAAACTGTTGATTGATTCCAATTCAGAATCATCACAAAGTTCACCATCATCCTCAGAATCATCATAAACTTCACCATCATCAGAAAACTCATCAAATGATCTTATATCAAGCTGATAGCGGAGTATTCCCCCAATCCCACCAAAACCTCTGCAGAACTGGGATCCTTCTTGAGATTTGTTGGTGACAATTTCAAGTGTGCAACCAAACTTCTTGTATTCAGTAGCAAACCACTCCAGAAGAGGCATATTTTCCTGCACCTCTAATTCAGCAGAGCCAACAGGAGCACGGAAATTACTTTGATCAGCCTCTTGCTCCTTATTCAAGTGCTTTATGATAATCTCACTAGTAGTGCTATTCTTCAACACATACCTATTAATATCCAGATTTTCCCATACAATAAGTATCTTAACAGCACCCATCTCTAAAGCTTTCAGTGTATCATCTACACCAACAACATATTTCCCAGTGTCCAGGCTAATCTCCTCGAAGTATTTGCCTATCAAGCGCTTCTCTTGAATAAATTTCACATTGGACAGGATATCCGAGGACAGCTCGATGGCCTGATTGAAACCAGTCTCCCCTCCATAAGAGACATCTACCACTTTTAATATTTTGGCTTGAAGACGGGGATCAAACATGGCTGACTGACTGAGCTCAGTTTTTAAGTCAGCCGACCCAGCTAGTATTAATCCTGAAACATTGGGCTGGCTGGTGGAAGCATTGATGAAAAATTGAGTGGCAAGCTCTGCTGCCTTCCTCACATAGTTGTGGCGTTTCTCCGTCCGAAGACGGGCAAACCTTCAGGCTGATTGCCCTCCTCTTCCATGTTTCTTCGGAAGGTCAACACTAACTTTATGAAGAATCTCTCTGGTATTACCACTCAAAGTCCCAATAAGGGTCCCTTTACCTTCCATGACAATAAAACCAAACTTTTCATCAGATTCTAAAAGCTCATTCAGCACTTCAGTATGAAACTTGTTGTCACAAAGGTAAAGAGATGTATTGATTGGCCTGAACGGCTCAAAATCGATTGTGACCTTCTTTTCCTTCCCATCCTCAGTTACAATTGTACCCGTGTAGAGCACAAGCCCATTGGGAGGAACTTTGTTGTAAAGTTTAAGCCTTTGCTGTGCAGATTTAATTGCCCCAAGCACAGATTGTTTATTTACCCTACTTTTAATGTTTGAGGCAGTACTAAACTCATCCCCCAACAACTTGGTAACCCGGGATATTTGATCACGCGGAGGCATGATTAGAGAAATCATACTTGTACCATTGCCTCTAGCAGCTTCGAGATCGTTGATCAATTTCTTGAACTTCCACATCTCAATGTTCTTATCAGCTTCTTGTCCATCTGCCATTATGATAGTAGACATAGAAAAAGCTGCAAAAACAGgaccaaaaaaatcaattcacaTTTCTGAACAAAAAGACAGGAGCATATAGGCTAAGATTCCAAACTCGATGATgaacaagaaaagtaaaagataaataacaaaataaaggtcAAATATGCATGGACAGAAGATATTGTAACTCATGGCAGCAGTGTATTAATTGGAGAATCAAAAAAGCATCATCAGAACGAATGATAAGTTATGTCTGGAAACTCCAAAACACTAGTTCAACATGAACCAACTATCAACGAGGAAACACTATCCAGAATTCCTATTCCAAGTGAAGCTCAAATCTTCCCAACAAGAACCAGTCAACATGCACTAAAAGAACCATGTCTATCTTCACTCTTCAGCCATGTTACAGGCCAAAATGAGACCATATCACCTAATACGTATTATTATGATACATGGAGAGTCAACAATATAGCAGTAGCACTCTTATCATGAGACTAATACAACAGGTATTACTAAATACTAGAACTACTTCAAGCTTCGCAAAAAATTCTAGTGAAATTGATACTGTGTCTACTTGACAATACTATATATGCTTACATATAAACAAATTACCACCACATGAATTCTGAAACAAATCTTGCTAAACTGCACTTGAGAATGAAAACATTCCTTCAATGCCAAACTAGtataaattaaactaatttgTCAATTATCCTTTAGAAACACTAAAATATCATCTCAAAAATTCGTACTGGCCAAAATGCTTTAATAAAATACTTGGGCATTTCCTAAATATAATTTAGATATGTTATTGCTCCAATAGATTACACAAATTGAGAATATGGAGTAaccttaaaacttaaaacaatgACTTGTGTCTATTATACATCTATGGCAAAGTGACAAAGCAATTAAAACATGTTGCTAGCCCGCCCAAACCCAATtgctaaataaataaaggtaacCAGTTTAGTAAAAGTCCACAGTAGCCACAgaacaataaaagcaaattctttaagtaaattaaaaaaaagaagcaccAAAAAACTAATTAGAACAAATTAAAGCAGAACAAACAATCTTAAAAACTGATGTTCAAAATCCCAATGTATGTATTTCTTTAAGTATAACACGCTCAAGAatataacaacaattttaaattaacaattttgcaaaccataataataataataatattataaaaaaacgACTAATTTGTCCCCTAAAGCTAATTTGGTCCTAAACACTAGGGaaataaaatcaacaataatataaaaCCCTAAGAGAAAAATCAGCAACTTAGTCTTACACAATTTATAATCAGAAATATCCAACAAAAAATCAGCGAAGAATATTCAAATCATTAGAAATCaggaaaaatcaaagagaaaaacaatCAATTCTACAAagtagaaaacataaaaaaacaaacgCAGAAAAACCAAAGACAATaatataaaaccctaatcaaagCCTAATATTAATATCATCAACCATAGAttgaaagaaagatagaaagagagagattgaaaaaGAGCTGAACTGACCTGAAGGAGGTTTTGCTTAGATGAGCagtaaataaattttgttgtatgaCAAACTGAATTTATAGTGCCAAACTAACCTAGTAACTTGTGTTTCACGTCTGTTGTATTCTTGTGTCTCACGTATATTATAACTAGGTTTCCTCTTACGGCCCGTGTGTCCCCATCGAGCTTTGTGGACTTTGCTTTTCGGTGGGCTCAAAGTTACACAATTTGCATAGATAAAAGTAGAGTTGGGCTTTGTGGAAAGAGGGCCTCAAGGCCAtcgaaatttgtgggtccacaGTTATACTATAGAGTTTAGAGCATCTCTAGCAgcttctccaaatttttgtattgtttggagaatgaacagtgacatttaacttttacctacccactttttcaaatacactttccaataGATTCTCTATTCcattctctatttcatttaaatattatttcttcattctttctttattttttttttatcatcatttattctttctatatttattcccaacaattatatttttcagtagaaagtgttatattcacaacatttttcgcaatactttcataagaatcacatcaaaatcttatgtgaaaaattgttactagttctaatttaaacccactgttgaaattata
This genomic stretch from Quercus lobata isolate SW786 chromosome 3, ValleyOak3.0 Primary Assembly, whole genome shotgun sequence harbors:
- the LOC115979687 gene encoding eukaryotic peptide chain release factor subunit 1-3-like; protein product: MFDPRLQAKILKVVDVSYGGETGFNQAIELSSDILSNVKFIQEKRLIGKYFEEISLDTGKYVVGVDDTLKALEMGAVKILIVWENLDINRYVLKNSTTSEIIIKHLNKEQEADQSNFRAPVGSAELEVQENMPLLEWFATEYKKFGCTLEIVTNKSQEGSQFCRGFGGIGGILRYQLDIRSFDEFSDDGEVYDDSEDDGELCDDSELESINSFPMLTQENGAKRTAPVQEIEETPKEIN
- the LOC115981109 gene encoding eukaryotic peptide chain release factor subunit 1-1-like, giving the protein MADGQEADKNIEMWKFKKLINDLEAARGNGTSMISLIMPPRDQISRVTKLLGDEFSTASNIKSRVNKQSVLGAIKSAQQRLKLYNKVPPNGLVLYTGTIVTEDGKEKKVTIDFEPFRPINTSLYLCDNKFHTEVLNELLESDEKFGFIVMEGKGTLIGTLSGNTREILHKVSVDLPKKHGRGGQSA